The Nocardioides humi genome includes a region encoding these proteins:
- a CDS encoding nuclear transport factor 2 family protein: MITSDAIVWNAPNDPHPARAASQRSYSAVAKGDLAEWLTVYAEDAVLEDPVGPSMFDPEGRGHHGHAGISAFWEKAIAPIATFEFQIDDSFANPGSNTCANIGRIRTSFPDGSHTTTDLIMVYVVDDDGRVKSMKAFWEPDRTMASFTPA, translated from the coding sequence ATGATCACCTCCGACGCGATCGTCTGGAACGCCCCCAACGACCCGCACCCGGCCCGCGCCGCGTCCCAGCGCTCCTACTCCGCCGTCGCCAAGGGCGACCTCGCCGAGTGGCTGACGGTGTACGCCGAGGACGCCGTGCTCGAGGACCCGGTCGGCCCGTCGATGTTCGACCCCGAGGGCAGGGGCCACCACGGGCACGCCGGCATCTCGGCGTTCTGGGAGAAGGCGATCGCGCCGATCGCGACCTTCGAGTTCCAGATCGACGACTCCTTCGCCAACCCCGGCAGCAACACCTGCGCCAACATCGGGCGGATCAGGACCTCCTTCCCGGACGGCTCGCACACGACGACCGACCTGATCATGGTGTACGTCGTCGACGACGACGGGCGGGTGAAGTCGATGAAGGCGTTCTGGGAGCCGGACCGCACGATGGCGAGCTTCACCCCCGCCTGA
- a CDS encoding RrF2 family transcriptional regulator — translation MRVSAKSDYALRALIAMASRSDGRAVSAEELGRLQDIPHGFLQAILADLRRAGIVMSQRGQSGGWRMAREATSVSVADVIRAVDGPSSPSTDCAPRRSTTTTPPRSSSTSGSPPAGPCARSSRTSRSSSSPTASSPTPSPRAPRTTTPGRRTSLDGASVSLVPRATLPRAQLT, via the coding sequence ATGCGCGTCTCCGCCAAGTCCGACTACGCACTGCGGGCCCTGATCGCGATGGCGAGCAGGTCCGACGGTCGGGCCGTGAGCGCCGAGGAGCTGGGCCGGCTCCAGGACATCCCCCACGGCTTCCTCCAGGCGATCCTCGCCGACCTGCGCCGCGCCGGCATCGTGATGTCCCAGCGCGGCCAGTCCGGTGGCTGGCGGATGGCCCGCGAGGCCACCTCGGTCTCGGTCGCCGACGTCATCCGCGCCGTCGACGGCCCCTCGTCTCCGTCTACGGACTGCGCCCCGAGGCGGTCAACTACAACGACGCCGCCGAGGTCCTCCAGCACGTCTGGATCGCCGCCCGCCGGGCCCTGCGCGAGGTCTTCGAGGACGTCTCGATCCAGCAGCTCGCCGACGGCGAGCTCCCCGACGCCGTCACCTCGCGCACCGCGGACGACGACGCCTGGGCGCCGCACTAGCTTGGATGGCGCGAGCGTGTCCCTCGTTCCTCGCGCCACGCTGCCGCGCGCGCAGTTGACGTAG
- a CDS encoding oxidoreductase, which produces MTDTWNVADLPDQTGRTIVVTGPTLGGLGHHTALELARRGGRVVLAGRNPAKVEETAAAIREEVPDAQLEALHLDLASLSSVRTAAAAVAQVGPIDVLVNNAGVMGTKYARTADGLELQMATNHFGPFLLTGLLLPQLVQSADGRVVTVSSRFHSFAGKAPLGDPREQIGRYHTWRVYGQSKLANLYFTAELDRRLRAADLPVRALAAHPGFAGTHLAANGQYGRSAGGIATILDAGVKAISQSAAAGAWPSLMAATADLPGNTFVGPSGLQQLSGRPREVGRSKLARNADKARRLWEISEETVDLRYP; this is translated from the coding sequence ATGACCGACACCTGGAACGTCGCCGACCTGCCCGACCAGACCGGCCGGACGATCGTGGTGACCGGGCCGACGCTCGGCGGGCTCGGCCACCACACCGCGCTGGAGCTGGCCCGTCGCGGCGGCCGGGTGGTCCTCGCCGGCCGCAATCCGGCCAAGGTCGAGGAGACCGCCGCCGCGATCCGCGAGGAGGTGCCCGACGCCCAGCTGGAGGCGCTGCACCTCGACCTGGCGAGCCTCAGCTCGGTCCGCACCGCCGCGGCCGCGGTCGCGCAGGTCGGGCCGATCGACGTACTCGTCAACAACGCCGGCGTGATGGGCACGAAGTACGCCCGCACCGCCGACGGGCTCGAGCTGCAGATGGCTACCAATCACTTCGGGCCGTTCCTGCTCACCGGCCTGCTGCTGCCGCAGCTCGTGCAGAGCGCCGACGGGCGGGTGGTCACGGTGTCCTCGCGGTTCCACAGCTTCGCCGGCAAGGCGCCGCTCGGCGACCCGCGTGAGCAGATCGGGCGCTACCACACGTGGCGGGTCTACGGGCAGTCCAAGCTCGCGAACCTCTACTTCACCGCCGAGCTCGACCGCCGCCTCCGCGCCGCGGACCTCCCGGTCCGCGCGCTCGCCGCCCACCCCGGCTTCGCCGGCACCCACCTCGCCGCCAACGGCCAGTACGGCCGCTCCGCCGGCGGCATCGCCACCATCCTCGACGCCGGCGTCAAGGCGATCTCCCAGTCGGCCGCGGCCGGCGCCTGGCCGTCGCTGATGGCCGCCACCGCCGACCTGCCCGGCAACACCTTCGTCGGCCCCAGCGGCCTCCAGCAGCTCTCGGGCAGGCCACGCGAGGTGGGGCGCAGCAAGCTCGCCCGCAACGCCGACAAGGCGCGGCGGCTGTGGGAGATCAGCGAGGAGACCGTGGACCTGAGGTACCCGTAG
- a CDS encoding PKD domain-containing protein, translating to MFLYQGQPIAPPVNEPPTAAFTASCTGLTCTFDASGSSDSDGTITGYAWAFGDGQNGTGGPTTTHTYATGGAVTVTLTVTDNGGATNTTTRTAQPSQGGTSAVTYVAADTTSGNRINHRTTVPGSVQPGDLLLAFFVANTTGPSYTGPPGWTQVETVSAGSKAVGRLYSRVATAGDAGSAVTVTSSDYAKSVLTIVAFRGVSPTAAVARSAVAVQTSGSATHVTPDVTAPDGSHWLVSYWADKSAATEAWTLPPGVTGRSTAFGTGAGHISAALADSAGPVPAGPQGGLTATADSDGNAAIMFSVLVAPG from the coding sequence ATGTTCCTCTACCAGGGCCAGCCCATCGCGCCGCCGGTCAACGAGCCGCCGACCGCGGCCTTCACCGCCTCCTGCACCGGGCTCACCTGCACCTTCGACGCCAGCGGCTCCAGCGACAGCGACGGCACCATCACCGGCTACGCCTGGGCGTTCGGCGACGGCCAGAACGGCACGGGCGGACCGACCACCACCCACACCTACGCCACCGGCGGCGCGGTGACGGTCACCCTGACCGTCACCGACAACGGCGGCGCCACGAACACGACGACCCGCACCGCCCAGCCGTCGCAGGGCGGCACGTCCGCGGTGACGTACGTCGCCGCCGACACCACGAGCGGGAACCGGATCAACCACCGCACCACCGTCCCCGGGTCGGTGCAGCCCGGCGACCTGCTGCTGGCGTTCTTCGTCGCCAACACCACCGGGCCGTCGTACACGGGACCACCGGGGTGGACGCAGGTCGAGACCGTCAGCGCGGGCTCGAAGGCCGTCGGCCGGCTCTACAGCCGGGTCGCGACCGCCGGCGACGCGGGCAGTGCCGTGACGGTCACGTCGAGCGACTACGCCAAGAGCGTGCTGACCATCGTCGCCTTCCGCGGCGTGTCGCCGACCGCGGCCGTGGCCCGCAGCGCCGTGGCGGTGCAGACCAGCGGCAGCGCCACGCACGTCACCCCCGACGTGACCGCACCCGACGGATCGCACTGGCTGGTGAGCTACTGGGCCGACAAGAGCGCGGCGACCGAGGCATGGACGCTGCCGCCGGGCGTCACCGGCCGGTCGACCGCCTTCGGCACCGGCGCCGGCCACATCTCCGCGGCCCTCGCCGACAGCGCCGGGCCCGTTCCGGCGGGGCCGCAGGGCGGGCTCACCGCCACCGCCGACAGCGACGGGAACGCGGCGATCATGTTCAGCGTCCTGGTCGCGCCCGGGTGA
- a CDS encoding DUF3592 domain-containing protein, which translates to MAAGSAWAGYGLGCTIIDANDDAPAAYVAQGAAGAGTVGGLLLAVIGAVGWLVMMDRFPLALSGWHGAGLLLLCSVPGLVVATRELGAGGWYDVAAAGLATAGLLALLGGSLLAARRRLRWLEELRLIAEGTPTVATVVDSGIAPNDFEEASNLITIATFRFWGADGTPYLLHQRVTIPAAAPIAEGQRTTVWYDPANPLDERRIVVAMVHALRWNVPIPRVSVDGPAVPS; encoded by the coding sequence ATGGCCGCCGGCAGCGCCTGGGCCGGGTACGGCCTGGGCTGCACGATCATCGACGCCAACGACGACGCGCCGGCGGCGTACGTCGCCCAGGGCGCCGCCGGGGCCGGCACCGTGGGCGGGCTGCTGCTCGCCGTGATCGGCGCGGTCGGCTGGCTGGTGATGATGGACCGGTTCCCGCTCGCCCTCAGCGGCTGGCACGGCGCGGGCCTGCTGCTCCTGTGCTCCGTCCCGGGCCTGGTGGTCGCGACCCGGGAGCTCGGCGCCGGTGGCTGGTACGACGTCGCCGCGGCCGGCCTGGCCACGGCGGGGCTCCTCGCCCTCCTCGGCGGCTCGCTGCTGGCCGCCCGGCGCCGGCTGCGCTGGCTCGAGGAGCTGCGGCTGATCGCCGAGGGGACGCCGACGGTGGCGACCGTTGTCGACTCGGGGATCGCCCCGAACGACTTCGAGGAGGCGTCCAACCTGATCACCATCGCCACCTTCCGGTTCTGGGGCGCCGACGGGACGCCCTACCTGCTGCACCAGCGGGTCACCATCCCGGCCGCCGCGCCGATCGCGGAGGGCCAGCGCACCACCGTCTGGTACGACCCGGCGAACCCGCTCGACGAGCGGCGCATCGTGGTCGCGATGGTGCACGCGCTGCGCTGGAACGTGCCGATCCCGCGGGTGTCGGTCGACGGGCCCGCCGTACCCTCCTGA
- a CDS encoding acyl-CoA dehydrogenase, with the protein MSHYKSNLRDIEFNLFELFTVQDYLGTGLYEEMDADTAREILSEVERIAREDLAASYVDADRNPPVFDPTTNTAPLPASFKKSYDTWMESGFWGLGLPEEIGGTTAPPSLVWASGEMVLGSHAPIWMYCTGPSMGSVVFKNANGVARDVRIAEIMVERLWGATMVLTEPDAGSDVGAGKTFATPNEDGSWNISGVKRFITSAESDLQENIMHLVLARPKGVEGAGGPGTKGLSLFLVPKYHFDHETGELTGERNGVYVTNVEHKMGIKVSNTCELTFGDPQVGGGEPAKGWLLGEVHDGIRQMFDVIENARMMVGTKAIATLSSGYLNALEYAKERVQGADLTQSADKAAPRVTITHHPDVRRSLMTQKSFAEAMRSLVVYTATWQDKVQLAKAAGEKDELAEAVNDLLLPIVKGYGSERSWVLLGTESLQTFGGSGFLQEYPIEQYVRDAKIDTLYEGTTAIQGQDFFFRKIVKDQGKALGHLAAEIKSFVERGVSGADGVGDARLKNERELLATALADAEAMVGLMINDLMSAQDEIKNIYKVGLNTTRLLMALGDVVCAWLLLRGAEVALARLDGDAGNEQAYYEGKVAAAQWFAQLNLPRVSAELKIAQATGLDVMELDEAAF; encoded by the coding sequence GTGAGCCACTACAAGAGCAACCTGCGCGACATCGAGTTCAACCTCTTCGAGCTCTTCACCGTGCAGGACTACCTCGGCACCGGCCTCTACGAGGAGATGGACGCCGACACCGCGCGCGAGATCCTCTCCGAGGTCGAGCGCATCGCCCGCGAGGACCTCGCGGCCTCCTACGTCGACGCCGACCGCAACCCGCCGGTGTTCGACCCCACGACCAACACCGCGCCGCTCCCGGCGTCCTTCAAGAAGTCGTACGACACCTGGATGGAGTCCGGCTTCTGGGGCCTGGGCCTGCCCGAGGAGATCGGCGGCACCACCGCGCCGCCGTCGCTGGTGTGGGCCTCCGGCGAGATGGTGCTCGGCTCGCACGCCCCGATCTGGATGTACTGCACCGGCCCGTCGATGGGCTCGGTCGTCTTCAAGAACGCCAACGGCGTCGCCCGCGACGTCCGCATCGCCGAGATCATGGTCGAGCGCCTGTGGGGCGCCACCATGGTGCTCACCGAGCCCGACGCGGGCTCCGACGTGGGTGCCGGCAAGACCTTCGCCACCCCCAACGAGGACGGCTCCTGGAACATCTCCGGCGTCAAGCGCTTCATCACCAGCGCCGAGTCGGACCTGCAGGAGAACATCATGCACCTCGTCCTCGCCCGCCCGAAGGGCGTCGAGGGAGCCGGCGGTCCCGGCACCAAGGGCCTCTCGCTCTTCCTGGTGCCGAAGTACCACTTCGACCACGAGACCGGCGAGCTGACCGGCGAGCGCAACGGCGTCTACGTCACCAACGTCGAGCACAAGATGGGCATCAAGGTGTCCAACACCTGCGAGCTCACCTTCGGCGACCCCCAGGTCGGCGGCGGCGAGCCTGCCAAGGGCTGGCTGCTCGGCGAGGTCCACGACGGCATCCGCCAGATGTTCGACGTCATCGAGAACGCCCGGATGATGGTCGGCACGAAGGCCATCGCCACGCTGTCCAGCGGCTACCTCAACGCGCTGGAGTACGCCAAGGAGCGCGTGCAGGGCGCCGACCTCACCCAGTCCGCCGACAAGGCGGCCCCCCGGGTGACGATCACCCACCACCCCGACGTACGCCGCTCGTTGATGACGCAGAAGTCGTTCGCCGAGGCGATGCGCTCGCTGGTCGTCTACACCGCCACCTGGCAGGACAAGGTCCAGCTGGCCAAGGCCGCCGGCGAGAAGGACGAGCTGGCCGAGGCGGTCAACGACCTGCTGCTCCCGATCGTCAAGGGCTACGGCTCGGAGCGCTCGTGGGTGCTGCTCGGCACCGAGTCGCTGCAGACCTTCGGCGGCTCGGGCTTCCTGCAGGAGTACCCGATCGAGCAGTACGTCCGCGACGCCAAGATCGACACCCTGTACGAGGGCACCACCGCGATCCAGGGCCAGGACTTCTTCTTCCGCAAGATCGTCAAGGACCAGGGCAAGGCGCTGGGCCACCTCGCCGCGGAGATCAAGTCGTTCGTTGAGAGGGGAGTGTCCGGTGCCGACGGTGTTGGAGATGCCCGCCTCAAGAACGAGCGCGAGCTGCTCGCCACCGCGCTCGCCGACGCCGAGGCCATGGTCGGCCTGATGATCAACGACCTCATGTCCGCCCAGGACGAGATCAAGAACATCTACAAGGTCGGCCTCAACACCACCCGCCTGCTGATGGCGCTCGGCGACGTCGTCTGCGCCTGGCTGCTGCTCCGCGGCGCCGAGGTCGCGCTGGCGCGGCTCGACGGCGACGCCGGCAACGAGCAGGCCTACTACGAGGGCAAGGTCGCCGCCGCCCAGTGGTTCGCGCAGCTCAACCTGCCGCGGGTCTCCGCCGAGCTCAAGATCGCCCAGGCCACCGGCCTGGACGTGATGGAGCTCGACGAGGCGGCGTTCTGA
- the dcd gene encoding dCTP deaminase, whose product MLLSDRDITAEIDAGRIGLDPYDPGLMQPSSVDFRLDRFFRVFDNHKYPSIDPAADQSDLTRVVEPEGEEPFILHPGEFVLGSTYEVVTLPDDIAARVEGKSSLGRLGLLTHATAGFVDPGFSGHVTLELANVATLPIKLYPGMKIGQFCFFRLTSPSEHPYGSEKYGSRYQGQRGPTPSRSFQNFHRTSI is encoded by the coding sequence GTGCTGCTCAGCGACCGCGACATCACCGCCGAGATCGACGCAGGCCGGATCGGCCTGGACCCCTACGACCCGGGCCTGATGCAGCCGTCGTCGGTGGACTTCCGGCTGGACCGGTTCTTCCGGGTCTTCGACAACCACAAGTACCCGTCGATCGACCCGGCCGCCGACCAGTCCGACCTCACCCGGGTGGTGGAGCCCGAGGGCGAGGAGCCGTTCATCCTGCACCCGGGCGAGTTCGTGCTCGGGTCGACGTACGAGGTCGTCACGCTGCCCGACGACATCGCGGCCCGGGTGGAGGGAAAGTCGTCGCTGGGCCGGCTCGGGCTGCTGACCCACGCCACCGCCGGCTTCGTCGACCCCGGGTTCTCCGGGCACGTGACGCTCGAGCTGGCCAATGTCGCGACGCTGCCGATCAAGCTCTACCCCGGCATGAAGATCGGGCAGTTCTGCTTCTTCCGGCTGACCTCGCCCAGCGAGCACCCGTACGGATCGGAGAAGTACGGGTCGCGCTACCAGGGCCAGCGCGGGCCCACTCCGTCGCGGTCGTTCCAGAACTTCCATCGCACGAGCATCTGA
- a CDS encoding maleylpyruvate isomerase family mycothiol-dependent enzyme encodes MSDRALLAGYVENWWSAVGDFVALLEELGPDDWATPTDLAGWDVKAVASHTAHLESILAGGPEESADIGEPAHVTGPMGQFTEIGVVTRRDRDPASIIEEIRKATGARYAALTAAPPEDPDAPADGLFGLIGWNQRTLLRNRPLDVWMHEQDIRRAVGRPGGLDTPGAQHTADYLVEAFGFVVGKRVAPPAGTTAVLAVEGSAPIAVQVGDDGRAQRLAVVPDESTVSLAMDRESFIVLAGGRRAAPPGAVRISGEKELGERIVARLATTP; translated from the coding sequence ATGAGCGACCGCGCGCTGCTGGCCGGCTACGTCGAGAACTGGTGGAGCGCGGTCGGTGACTTCGTCGCCCTGCTCGAGGAGCTCGGTCCCGACGACTGGGCGACCCCGACCGACCTCGCCGGCTGGGACGTGAAGGCGGTCGCGTCGCACACCGCGCACCTGGAGTCGATCCTGGCCGGCGGGCCGGAGGAGAGCGCCGACATCGGTGAGCCCGCGCACGTGACCGGGCCGATGGGGCAGTTCACCGAGATCGGTGTCGTCACCCGCCGTGACCGCGACCCGGCCTCGATCATCGAGGAGATCCGGAAGGCCACCGGTGCCCGCTACGCGGCGCTCACCGCCGCTCCGCCGGAGGACCCGGACGCCCCCGCCGACGGCCTCTTCGGCCTGATCGGCTGGAACCAGCGCACCCTGCTGCGCAACCGACCGCTCGACGTGTGGATGCACGAGCAGGACATCCGCCGCGCGGTCGGCCGGCCCGGCGGCCTCGACACCCCGGGCGCGCAGCACACCGCCGACTACCTCGTCGAGGCCTTCGGGTTCGTCGTCGGCAAGCGCGTCGCCCCGCCCGCCGGTACGACGGCCGTGCTGGCCGTCGAGGGCAGCGCGCCCATCGCCGTGCAGGTGGGCGACGACGGTCGGGCGCAGCGGCTGGCCGTCGTACCGGACGAGTCGACGGTGTCGCTCGCCATGGACCGGGAGAGCTTCATCGTGCTCGCCGGCGGGCGTCGCGCCGCCCCGCCCGGCGCCGTCAGGATCTCGGGCGAGAAGGAGCTGGGGGAGCGGATCGTCGCCCGGCTCGCGACCACTCCGTAG
- a CDS encoding DUF2461 domain-containing protein yields the protein MDFTGFPVAALDFYDDLEVDNTKSFWDEHKPVYLESVRAPMVALTDALAREFGDAKVFRPYRDVRFAKDKTPYKTHQGAFVGVGPATGWYVEVAAPGVRVGGGIYEASGPRLAGLREAMAEEKTGKLLQRILRDLERGGFEVAGERLKTVPRGYDKEHPRIELLKMKTVLGMRSYGFEPFVHTAELLDRVREDWRRLRPLVSWIADAVAE from the coding sequence GTGGACTTCACCGGATTCCCCGTCGCCGCGCTCGACTTCTACGACGACCTCGAGGTCGACAACACCAAGTCGTTCTGGGACGAGCACAAGCCGGTCTACCTCGAGAGTGTGCGCGCGCCGATGGTGGCGCTCACCGACGCCCTCGCCCGGGAGTTCGGCGACGCCAAGGTGTTCCGCCCCTACCGCGATGTCAGGTTCGCCAAGGACAAGACCCCCTACAAGACCCACCAGGGCGCCTTCGTCGGCGTCGGGCCCGCCACGGGCTGGTACGTCGAGGTCGCCGCACCCGGCGTTCGCGTCGGCGGCGGGATCTACGAGGCGTCCGGTCCGCGGCTGGCCGGGCTGCGCGAGGCGATGGCGGAGGAGAAGACCGGCAAGCTGCTGCAGCGGATCCTGCGCGACCTCGAGCGGGGCGGCTTCGAGGTCGCCGGCGAGCGGCTGAAGACCGTGCCGCGCGGCTACGACAAGGAGCACCCGCGCATCGAGCTGCTCAAGATGAAGACCGTGCTCGGGATGCGCTCCTACGGCTTCGAGCCCTTCGTCCACACCGCCGAGCTGCTCGACCGGGTGCGCGAGGACTGGCGCCGGCTGCGGCCCCTCGTCAGCTGGATCGCCGACGCGGTCGCGGAGTGA
- a CDS encoding family 43 glycosylhydrolase, translating to MRRPAPRLACVLAVLAALVLALCGTPARAEERYPEPYFNGNVGDPSVVMVGKRMVVVATGPQINRAYKDPGKKWKWAQPVLTHRPKWALKEGGIWAADIAKVRGKWLLFYAIPVAGLGDYGRCIGVAVAKRALDRFRPVGKRPLVCPSRALVPTAQDPVATPDLPSRGVIDPSFYEEGNQRYLLYKTDGRPSSIRLLPLSKSGRKVRAGQDPANPSVELVRTAEVIENPVLMRNPWGYYLFASEGDFARCSYHETWRHSPSLTDWSAAQPSVLLDSTSTGGLCGPGGGDIIKRKGRTTLYFHSWVRLKSTKPKGPNYWAWNGGEKYGRRVMYAARLRFPGGVPTVKKYVTRKGVAARVPTPY from the coding sequence GTGCGCCGACCTGCTCCCCGCCTCGCCTGCGTCCTCGCCGTCCTCGCCGCGCTGGTGCTCGCGCTGTGCGGCACGCCGGCGCGGGCCGAGGAGCGCTACCCGGAGCCGTACTTCAACGGCAATGTCGGCGACCCCAGCGTCGTGATGGTCGGCAAGCGGATGGTCGTGGTCGCCACCGGGCCGCAGATCAACCGCGCCTACAAGGACCCGGGCAAGAAGTGGAAGTGGGCGCAGCCGGTCCTCACCCACCGGCCCAAGTGGGCGCTGAAGGAGGGCGGCATCTGGGCCGCGGACATCGCCAAGGTCCGCGGGAAGTGGCTGCTCTTCTATGCGATCCCCGTCGCCGGCCTCGGGGACTACGGCCGGTGCATCGGCGTCGCGGTCGCCAAGCGGGCCCTCGACCGGTTCCGGCCGGTGGGCAAGCGGCCGCTGGTGTGCCCGTCGCGGGCGCTGGTGCCGACGGCGCAGGACCCGGTCGCGACGCCCGACCTGCCGAGCCGCGGCGTCATCGACCCGTCCTTCTACGAGGAGGGCAACCAGCGCTACCTGCTCTACAAGACCGACGGCCGGCCGTCGTCGATCCGGCTGCTGCCGCTGAGCAAGAGCGGTCGCAAGGTCCGCGCCGGCCAGGATCCCGCGAACCCGAGCGTCGAGCTGGTCCGCACCGCCGAGGTGATCGAGAACCCGGTGCTGATGCGCAATCCGTGGGGCTACTACCTCTTCGCGTCGGAGGGCGACTTCGCGCGGTGCAGCTACCACGAGACGTGGCGGCACTCGCCGAGCCTGACCGACTGGAGCGCCGCGCAGCCGAGCGTCCTGCTCGACAGCACCAGCACCGGCGGCCTCTGCGGCCCGGGCGGCGGCGACATCATCAAGCGCAAGGGCCGCACCACGCTGTACTTCCACTCCTGGGTCCGGCTCAAGTCCACCAAGCCCAAGGGCCCGAACTACTGGGCGTGGAACGGCGGCGAGAAGTACGGCCGGCGGGTGATGTACGCCGCCCGGCTGAGGTTCCCCGGCGGCGTGCCGACGGTCAAGAAGTACGTGACGCGCAAGGGCGTCGCGGCGCGGGTTCCCACGCCGTATTGA
- a CDS encoding FBP domain-containing protein: MEPLTEQQIRASFVNCSKGEAKRLNVPRALADQPWEHLDFLGWRDPQSRVRGYVVAEVDGSPYGIVLRSTDGSAGVPRKNLCSLCLTPHGSGGVVLMVAPRAGKAGQNGDSVGTYICADLQCSLYVRGKRVSDQGRMAESLTLEQQVARLTDNLAAFLRRVRG, encoded by the coding sequence GTGGAGCCCCTGACCGAGCAACAGATCCGCGCCTCCTTCGTCAACTGCTCGAAGGGCGAGGCCAAGCGCCTCAACGTCCCGCGCGCCCTCGCCGACCAGCCGTGGGAGCACCTCGACTTCCTCGGTTGGCGCGACCCGCAGTCACGCGTGCGCGGGTACGTCGTCGCGGAGGTCGACGGGTCGCCGTACGGCATCGTGCTCCGGTCGACCGACGGCAGCGCCGGCGTACCCCGCAAGAACCTCTGCTCGCTGTGCCTGACGCCGCACGGCTCGGGCGGGGTGGTGCTGATGGTCGCGCCGCGGGCAGGGAAGGCCGGGCAGAACGGCGACTCGGTCGGCACCTACATCTGCGCCGACCTGCAGTGCTCGCTCTACGTGCGCGGCAAGCGGGTCAGCGACCAGGGCCGGATGGCGGAGTCGCTCACCCTCGAGCAGCAGGTCGCGCGGCTGACCGACAACCTGGCCGCCTTCCTGCGGCGGGTCCGCGGCTGA
- a CDS encoding SigE family RNA polymerase sigma factor encodes MEFTEFARAETPRLLGLAYALTGNPHDAWDLTQEALVRVAVRWRRLATQSPGGYARTVLVRLNIDRARRGRRELLTERAPDHAAPVEVVEELPSWLLDALDTLTPQQRAAVVLRVLDDLDHAAIATRLGCSAGTARSHLSRGLARLRELAPSMTGEQEDG; translated from the coding sequence GTGGAGTTCACGGAGTTCGCGCGGGCCGAGACGCCTCGGCTACTGGGCCTGGCGTACGCCCTGACCGGCAACCCGCACGACGCCTGGGACCTGACCCAGGAGGCGCTCGTGCGGGTGGCGGTGCGCTGGCGGCGGCTGGCCACGCAGTCCCCCGGCGGGTACGCCCGCACGGTCCTCGTCCGGCTCAACATCGACCGGGCCCGGCGCGGGCGGCGCGAGCTGCTGACCGAGCGCGCCCCGGACCATGCGGCGCCAGTGGAGGTCGTCGAGGAGCTGCCCTCGTGGCTGCTCGACGCTCTCGACACGCTGACGCCGCAGCAGCGGGCGGCCGTCGTACTCCGGGTGCTGGACGACCTCGACCACGCGGCCATCGCCACCAGGCTCGGCTGCTCGGCGGGCACCGCGCGCTCCCACCTGTCCCGGGGCCTGGCTCGCCTGCGCGAGCTGGCCCCGTCGATGACCGGCGAGCAGGAGGACGGCTGA
- a CDS encoding SGNH/GDSL hydrolase family protein, with the protein MTFSKYVALGDSFTEGVGDPDPARPNGLRGWADRTAEALAAHAAAAGSDFGYANLAIRGRKLPAIIDEQVEAALALGPDLISIHGGGNDVLRPKVDIDALAATYDEAIGRLAASGAQVVMFTIADPGLNGVIKVIRGRTAIFNEWVREIAEKHGATVVDMWRMRGWKVAEVMDEDRLHLNAVGHQAIAIAALDALGVPHDLAPLDPVPAPVLTSREQRAANVAWARTHLAPWVQRRVTGRSSGDGVEPKRPTFLPIG; encoded by the coding sequence ATGACCTTCAGCAAGTACGTCGCCCTGGGCGACTCGTTCACCGAAGGGGTCGGTGACCCCGATCCGGCGCGTCCCAACGGCCTGCGGGGATGGGCCGACCGGACGGCGGAGGCGCTCGCGGCGCATGCGGCGGCCGCCGGGTCCGACTTCGGCTACGCCAACCTCGCGATCCGGGGCCGCAAGCTGCCGGCGATCATCGACGAGCAGGTCGAGGCCGCGCTCGCGCTCGGGCCGGACCTGATCAGCATCCACGGCGGCGGCAACGACGTGCTGCGGCCGAAGGTCGACATCGACGCCCTCGCGGCGACGTACGACGAGGCGATCGGCCGGCTCGCGGCCAGCGGCGCCCAGGTCGTCATGTTCACCATCGCCGACCCGGGCCTCAACGGGGTGATCAAGGTGATCCGGGGGCGGACCGCGATCTTCAACGAGTGGGTCCGCGAGATCGCGGAGAAGCACGGCGCGACCGTCGTCGACATGTGGCGGATGCGGGGCTGGAAGGTCGCCGAGGTGATGGACGAGGACCGGCTCCACCTCAACGCCGTCGGCCACCAGGCGATCGCCATCGCGGCGCTCGACGCGCTCGGCGTGCCGCACGACCTGGCGCCGCTCGACCCGGTCCCGGCGCCGGTCCTCACGTCCCGCGAGCAGCGCGCCGCGAACGTCGCCTGGGCCCGCACCCACCTCGCGCCGTGGGTGCAGCGCCGGGTCACCGGCCGCTCCTCGGGCGACGGGGTGGAGCCGAAGCGACCGACCTTCCTCCCCATCGGGTAG